The genomic window GCGACATCTGCGCCGAGACGGTCTACATGTGCACGGGCGATTTCGCCAAGCACGACACGCCCGAGGCGTTCCGCATTCTCTTCGTCGATCAGCACAACCACTGCCGCAGCCAGATGGCCGAGGCCATCGCGGCCACCCTCGCGCACCCGCGCCTGATCTTCACGAGCGCGGGCCTCGACCCGCGTCCCATCGACCCGCGCCTTCCGGGGTTTCTCGCCGGGAAGGGGCTCGGGATCGCCGGCTATCGACCCAAGGCGCTCGAGCAGATTCCCAACCTCGAGCACTACCACGTGGTGGTCTCGTTCGACGAGGGCGCCTACTACGCGCTGCGGTTCCGCCGGACGCCGACCGTCGTCATCGACTGGCCCGTGCACGACCCGTCGACGGCGCCCGGGACCCTCGACGACAACCGCACGGCATACGAGGAGGCTTTCCAGTTCATCCGGGCGCAGCTGCAGGACCTCGTCGACGCGATCGTCAGGAAGGACTGAGGGCATGCGGCTCGCTCCCGTTGGCGTGCGGCGCACCAGGTGTCCGGGCATCCCTTGGGCGGAGTCCGGCGGGAGGACGCGTCTGATCGGCCGACGGCGCGCGGTGTGCCAGATCGTCCACGTCGTCATCGGCGCGGTCGGCGGCCTGGTCATGGCTGGCTGCGGCGCCGTCTCGAGCCGGTCGGCGGCGCGCGAGCGGACCGCGATTCAGAACATCGGCTCGGACACGATGGTCAACCTGGCCCAGGCCTGGGCCGAGGCGTATGCGGCCGTCCGTCCGGCCGTCTCCGTCGAGGTGTCCGGCGGCGGCTCGGGTCTCGGCGTCGCCGCGTTGCTCAACGGCACGGCGGACATCGTCAACAGCTCGCGTCATCTCGCAGACGACGAAGTCGAGCGTGCGCGGGCGAAGTATGGTTCCGATCCGCGCGAGGTGAAGGTCGCCTACGACGCCCTCGCCATCTATGTGCATCCCAGCAACCCCATCGACGAGATCTCGCTCGAGGAACTGAGCGAGATCTACCGCGAGGACGGCACGTCCAGGATGTGGAGCGACCTCGGTGTGACCCTGCCTGGGCGGCACCAGAAGATCGTGCGGGTGAGTCGGCAGAACAACTCCGGTACCTACCACTACTTCCGCGAGGCGGTCGTGGGCGGTCGAGCCGACCTGAGAGCCGGATCGCTCGACCTGAACGGCTCGAAGGACGTGGTGGCGCTGATCGCGGGCACGCCCAGCGCGATCGGGTACAGCGGCATCGGCTATCGCACGAACCAGGTGAAGGTGCTGAGCATCTCCGCGAAGAAGGGGGGCCCGGCGGTGGCGCCCACTCCCGAGAACTGCCTGAACAAGACCTATCCCATTGCGCGGCCCATGCTCTTCTACGTGCCTCCCAACGCGCCGGCGCACGTCGACGAGTACATCGAGTGGGTGCTGAGCCCTGCGGGTCAGTCGTTGGTCTCCGAGAAGGGATACGTTCCGCTGGAGGCTGATTGAACCGACGGCTCCTCTCACTCACCGTCGTGCGCCTCATGGCCGCGGCGTACGGCCACTTCCACCAGGCCCGCTCATGATCTCCCGCCGCCGCCTCGAGACCGTGGCCGAGGGGGCCATCGAGGTGTTGATCCACCTGTGTGGCATCAGTGCCATCGTCTTCGTCTTCGGCATCGTCTTCTTCGTGTTTCGCGAGGGTGTGCCCCTCGTCTTCGAGGCGGACACCCCGTTCAGCCTCGGCAAGTTCTTCACCAGTACCGAATGGTTCCCGACCTCCGTGGCCAACAAGCGCTATGGCGTCCTGGCCCTGATCGTGGGCACGGCCAGCGTGACGATGCTGGCCATGGCCATCGCGGTGCCCTTCGCCCTGGGGGCGACGGTCTTCCTCTCGGAGTTCTGCGGTGGTGCGCTCAAGGAGACGCTCAAGATCGTCATCGAGCTGCTGGCGGCCATCCCCTCCATCGTCTGGGGGTTCATCGGCTTGACCGTGGTGAACCCGCTGATCATCCGGGTGTTCGACGTGCCGGTGGGGCTCAACGTCCTGAACGGCGCCATCATCCTTGCGCTGATGGCCATGCCCATCATGGTGTCCATCGGTGAGGATGCGCTGAAGGCCGTGCCGGACAGTTACCGGGAGGCGGCCGTTGCGCTCGGTGCCACGCGCTGGCAGATGGTGTATCGCGTGCTCCTGCCCGCGGCGAAGAACGGCCTGCTCGCGGCCGTGCTGCTGGGCGTGGGGCGCGCGGTGGGCGAGACGATGGGGGTGCTCATGGCCACGGGCCACGCCGTGAACGTGCCCTTCTTCCACGAGGATGGCCGTTTCAACTTCGGCTGGATGTTCGAGAGCGTCCGGGCCCTCACGGCCACGATCGCGGCCGAGCTCGGTGAGACCAGTGCGGGCAGCGACCACTATCGCGTCCTTTTCCTGATCGGGATCGTTCTGTTGACGATCACCTTCATCATCAACCTGACCGCCGACCTCGTGGTCAAAGGCATCCGCCAGCAGAGATGAACCCCGCCGCCAGCCCTGTCGCCTCACCCGCTCCACTCCGGTTCAGAGCGACGCCGCCGGTTCGGCGCAGGCTCTGGCAGGAACGAATCGCGCAGGCCGTCTTCGCGGCCATGGTCGTGTTGATGCTGTTGCCGCTGCTCGGGATCCTGGGCTACATGGTCGTCCAGGGCGCGCCGCTGATTTCCTGGGAGTTCCTCACGGCCAACCCCACCAAGGGCATGACGGAAGGAGGCATCTGGAGCGCGCTCCTCGGCACCATCTGGCTCGTCATCGTGTCCTTGTCCGTCAGCGCGCCCATCGGGGTGCTGGCGGCGGTCTACTTGAACGAGTACGCGAAGGACAACTGGTTCACCCGGATCGTGAATCTCGCAGTGCTCAACCTCGCCGGCGTGCCGAGCATCGTCCACGCGCTCTTCGGGCTGGGGGCGTTCGTCCTGTTCTTCGGGATGGGGCGGAGCATTCTCGCCGCGTCGTTGACCCTGGCGGTGATGACGATGCCGGTCGTGATCACCGCCACGCGCGAGGCCCTCGGCGCGGTGCCGATGAGTTTTCGCGAGGCGTGCTGGAACGTCGGCGCGACCAGGTGGCAGACCATCCGCCGCATTGTCCTGCCCAACTCGATCAGCGGGATCCTGACTGGCGTCATCCTGGAGATCAGCCGCAAGGCTGGGGAGACCGTTCCCATCATGTTCACCGGCGCGGTGTTCTTCCGCGCGATTCCCGAAGGGGACTTCTTCGCCTATCGCATCACCGATCAGTGCATGGCCCTCTCCATGCACCTCTATACCGTCACCACCCAGGTCACCGGCGCGCCCGAGGCTCTGCCCTTCGCCGTGGCCACGGTGCTGATCGTGGCCATCATCCTCATCAATGCCACATCCATCGTTGTCCGCGCGTGGCTGCGAAGTCATCGGAAGTGGTGACCGTGCCCCCCAAGATCAAGGTGGAGCATTTCTCGTCGTGGTACGGCGACCGGCCCGTCCACGGCGACATCTCGTTCGATGTCGAGGCCAACGAGATCTTCGGGATCATCGGTCCGGCTCAGAGCGGCAAGACCACCCTGTTGCGCGCGATCAACCGCACGCTCGAGTTCACCACCGGCGCCCGCACAGCCGGCACGATCGAGGTCGACGGCACGGACGTGCGACGCGTCGACGACGTCTTCGAGTTCCGCCGCAAGATCGGCATGGTCGCGCCCCTGCCGGTCGGCCTGCCGCTGACCATCTACGAGAACGTCGCCTTTGCCGCCCGCTGCGCCGGACTTCGCCGCAGGAGCGACCTCGATGAGCTGGTGGAGAGGTGCCTCCGTCAGGCCGCGCTCTGGGACGAGGTCAAGGATCGCCTCGATACGCTCGGCACGAAGCTCTCGGGCGGACAACAGCAGCGCCTCACCATCGCTCGCGCGCTCTCGCACGAGCCGGAGATCCTCTGCCTCGACGAGTTCTCCATTGCCATCGACCCCGTCACGACCATGCGGATCGAGGACGTGCTGAAGCAGCTGCGCGCCCAGATGACCATCATCCTGGTCACCAATCTCACGCAGCAGGCGCGCCGCCTGGCCGATCGCACGATGTTTCTCTGGAACGGCGACATCGTTCAAGTCGACCGCAGCGAGGTGATCTTCTCCGAGGACCCCGGCAACCAGAGGACGCACGATTACGTTCATGGGGTCTTCGGATGAGCGACGCGTCCTACAGCATCGTGACCCGCGACCTGAACCTGTGGTACGACAAGTTCCAGGCCCTGCGAAACGTCACGCTCGACATCCGGCACGGGCTGATCACGTCCCTCATCGGCCCCTCGGGATGCGGAAAAACCACCCTGCTCCGCTGCTTCAACCGTGTCAACGAACGTTACGGCTACGTCACGACGACCGGCGAGATCAGGATTCTGGGGCAGAACATCTACGACCCTGACATCTCGTTGATCGAATTGCGGAAGAGCGTCGGCATGGTCTTTCAGAGGCCCAACCCGCTTCCCATTTCGGTGTACGAGAACATCGTCTTCGGACTGCGAATCCATCAGCCGCGCGTCGACCTGAAGCGCTCCGTGCTCGACGAGGCCGTCGAGAAGTCGCTCGCAGAAGTCGGCCTCTGGGCCGACCTCAAGGACCGGCTCGACCAGAAGGCCACCCGCCTCCAGTTGGAACAACAGCAGAAGCTCTGCGTTGCCCGTCTGCTGCCGCTCAAGCCCGAACTCATCCTCATGGACGAGCCCTGCTCGGCGCTCGATACCGAGGGCACGCGCGCAATCGAAGAGTTGATGCTGACACTGCGCGAGCGGTATACCATCCTCATCGTCACGCACAACATGTCGCAGGCGCGGCGGGTGAGCGACGAGTGCGTGTTCATGCTGCTCGGTGAGGTCGTCGAGCACGGCCGCACCGAGCAGGTCTTCCTGACGCCGCACGACTCGCGCACGGCCGACTACGTCGAAGGGCGCTACGGGTAGGGCCGCCCCCGGCGCAGTTCGCGGGAGCGGGTCGGTGTCGCCGCCCGGTGGCGGCCCGGTCGACGACGTTGGATGGCGCGTTATAGTAGCCATCGATCCGGCAGGGTCGGCCGACCTGCCGCCGACCGTGCCCCCGCCCGGAGGACCGATGCCTCGCCGCCAGACCATCAACGCGCTCGTCCTCTGCTTCATCTGCCTCCTGCCGGTCGGGGCCGTCGCGCAACGGCCGCCCGCCGATCTCGACGCCTGGGTCGAACGCACCATGGCGACCTTCGAGGTGCCCGGCATCGCCGTGGCGATCGTCAAGGATGGAGACGTCGTCCACGCGAAGGGCTACGGCGTGCGCCGCCTCGGCGACACCGCGCCGGTCGACGATGCCACCCTCTTCGGCATCGCGTCGAACACGAAAGCCTTCACCGCGACGGCGCTCGGCATGCTTGTGGACGAGAAGAGGCTCGCCTGGGACGACCCGGTAACCCGACATCTGCCGGGCTTCCAGATGTTCGACCCCTACGTCTCGCGCGAGATCACGGTACGCGACCTCCTGACACACCGCAGCGGCCTCGGCCTCGGCGCCGGCGACCTGCTGTTCTGGCCGGACACCGACGTGTCGCGGGCCGAGGTCGTGGCGGCCGCGCGCTTCATCCGTCCCGCGACGAGCTTCCGCAGCCGGTACGCGTACAACAACCTCCTGTTCGTCGTGGCTGGCGAGGTCGTCGCGGCTGCCAGCGGGCAGTCGTGGGACGACTTCGTGCGCGCGCGGATCTTCGATCCCCTCGGCATGGACTCGAGCCGGATCACGAGCGTCGGGTTCGGCCCCGGAGACAACGTCGCCTCGCCCCACTCGCGGGGCTGGCGGCTGCAGGGCGAGCTGAAGCCCATCGCTTCGACGCGCGACGACACGTGGGCCGCGGCCGCGGGCATCAAGTCGAACCTGCGCGACCTCGTGACGTGGGTGCGCGTGCACCTCGATCGCGGGCGGCTGGACGAGACGCGCCGGCTGTTCTCGGAGAGCGTGTCGAACGAGATGTGGCAGGTCCAGACGCCGATCCGCGTGAGCGACCCGCCGCCACCGCTCGCGGACGTCAGGCCGACCTTCGCCGGGTACGGCCTGGGATGGAACCTCCGCGACTATCGTGGCCGGAAAATCGTGTCGCACACTGGCGGGCTGACGGGCATGGTGACGCTCGTCATGCTGGTGCCGTCCGAGCGGCTCGGTCTCGTCGTGCTGACGAACCAGGAGGAGGGAGGCGCCTTCAACGCCATCGCGTATCACGTGATCGACGCCTACTTCGGCGCGCCGTCCACCGACTGGATCGCCGCGTACCGGCAGGTGCGCGACGGTCAACTGAAGCGGGCGGAGGAGGCCGAGCAGAAGCAGGCGGCCGCGCGCGTGCATGACTCGCGGCCGTCGCTGGCGCTGGCGTCGTACGCGGGCGACTATCGCGACGAGTGGTACGGCCGGGCGCGTCTCGAAGTCGAGGACCGACGGCTCGTGCTCCGGCTGCTGCGAACGCCTGCGGCGGTGGCCGACCTCGAGCACTGGCAGTACGACACGTTCCGGGCGGTGTTCCGCGACCCGACCATTCCCGATGCCTTCGTCACCTTCGCGCTCGACCACGGGGGGCGAGTCGATGCGATGACGATGGTGGCGACCTCCGAACTGGCCGACTTCAGCTTCGACTATCACGACCTGCGGTTCGAGCCCGTGGCCTCGACGCCCCAGCGCTGACACGGCGGCACACGACTCCGGCTCAGCCGATTCGTTCCCACCGATCCAAGAACCCCGATCACTGGCCCCCAGGGATCCATTCGGTTGGATGCTGGAGCGCCGTTGCGTTTCGGGTTGGAGGGAGCGACGTCGGCTCGAAGGCGGCCCGCGGATTGGCTCTCAGCAGAGTTTTGGCCAGATTCTGATGGCGGCGGGCCGGCCACGACGTGACGCGCGCAGCGCCCGTGCGCACGGGGGGTTCCGGAATCGGGTTTGCACCGTGGACGGTGATCGGCCGGGCTGGCCGGCTGCAGTCCTGTTCAGGAGGTCATCCCATGGGTGCCCCACGTCGTGTCGTCCGGGTGATGCTCTGTGCGCTCGCCCTGACGACGTTGCTGACTCCCTCGTCCACACTCGCCCAGGAGATCACGGGCACGATCACCGGCACCGTCCGGGATCAGTCGGGCGGGGTCCTGCCCGGTGTCGTCGTGAGCGCCACGCTCGTCAATCGCAACCTGACCAAGGAGGTCGTGACGAGCGAAACCGGGGTCTACACGGTGCCGTTTCTTCCCATCGGCACCTACGATCTCACGTTCACCTTGTCCGGATTCCAGACGTACATCGCGCGCGGCATCGTCCTTCACGTGAACGACCGCCTCGAGGTGAACGCGGCGCTCGGCGTCGGCGGCCTCACCGAGGCCATCGACGTCGTGGCGGGCTCGACACTCGTGCAGCCCACGCCCCAGGTGCAGAACCTGATGGGCGCGACGCAGGTGCAGGAGCTGCCGCTCAACAACCGCAACTTCGTGCAACTGGCCAGCCTCGTGCCCGGCGTCAACTCCTCGCTGCCCGACGAGGTCGGCATCGGGCTGACGAACGTCGTCAGCCTCTCGATGGCGGGCGCGCGCCGCAACGCCATCAACTGGCTGGTCGACGGCGCGTCGAACGTCGACGTCGGCTCGAACATCACGTTGCTGTCGACGCCGACGCTCGAGTCGATCGAGGAGTTCAAGATCATCACGACGGGCTACAACGCCGAGTGGCCGCGCAGCGGCGGTGGCATCATCAACGTCGTGACGAAGGGGGGCAGCAACACGTGGCGCGGGTCGGGCTACGAGTTCTACCGCAACGACTCGTTGAACGCCAACAGCTTCTTCCGCAAGCAGAGCACGAACCCCGACATCGCCAACAACCCTCCGAAGCTCACGTATCACAACTTCGGCTACACGGCGTCCGGGCCGGCGGTGAAGGACAGGGTCTTCTTCTTCTGGTCGCAGGAGTGGCGGAACATCTCGCGCGCCCCCGGCTCGCTCACGGCGAACACGATCCCCTCCGCGTGGCTGAACGACCCGACGAATCCGAACTACGTCGCGCCGGCCGACCGCGACCCGAACGCGGTGCGGTTGCTCGCGGCGTGGCCGGCGGTGAACCTCGGGACGAGCCAGTTCCAGAGCAGCGCGCCAAACGATCAGGACACGCGCCAGGAGGTCATCCGCGTCGACTGGCAGATGAGCAGTCGCTGGCGCCTGATGGCCCGCTACACGCACGACCTGTCGATGACGACCGAGGCGGGCGGGCTCTTCTTCGGCACGGCGATTCCGGACATCGCCACGACGCTCACCGACGTGCCCGGCCACGTGTTCGTCGGCCAGGTGACGACGGTCGTCCGGTCGAATCTCCTGAACGAGCTGTCGTTCCAGTTCTCGGGCAACGCGATCACGTCGGAGTACGGGGACAACGTCACGAACACCCGATCGGCGTACGGGCTCGCGATTCCCGAGCTGTTTCCCGAGAACCGCGAAGGGCTCATTCCGACGGTCGCCGTGACCGGCCTGTCGAGCATCGGCGCCAATCAGCTCTTCGACAACAAGTACCGGAACTACACCGTCACCAACAATCTCTCGTGGCAGCGGGCCAATCACTCGTACAAGATGGGCCTGCTCATGGCGTTCGAACAGAAGGACGAGCTGTCGGGCAGCGCCACGCAGGGGAGCTTTAGCTTCGCGGCGGCTGGCGGGCGAACAGCCTTCCAGAACTTCCTGACCGGTAACCGTGACGGGCTCTGTGGCAACAGCTGCACGTACACCGAGCCGGAGCGGGAGGTCGCCTCGCAGTTCCGCTTCAACCGCTATGAGTTCTACGTCCAGGACAGTTGGCGCCTGCGGTCGAACATGACGCTCGACTACGGCCTGCGCTACGCGCTCTACCCGGCGGTGACCGACAAGAACGACGTGCTGACGAACTTCGTGCCGTCGCTCTACAGCGCCGCCCAGGCGCCGACGCTCAATGCGGCGGGTTCCGTGATCGTCGAGACGGGCAACGCGCTGAACGGCATCGTCGTGGCCGGCCAGAACTCGCCACATGGCCGCGCGATCTACCAGCTCGACAAGAACAACTTCCAGCCACGCGTCGGCTTCTCGTGGGACACGCAGTCGGACGGCCGCACCATCATGCGCGCGGGCTACGGCGTCTACTACGACCAGCCGCTCATCGGCATCTTCCTGCAGAACGCGTTCGTCAACCCGCCGTTCGTGGCGAGCCCGCAGGTGCTGAACGCGCAGCTGTCGAACCCGGCGGCCGGCAGCTCACCCACGACGAGGCCGGTCGCCAACCTGATTGCATCGAGCGACCCGTTCGAGACGCCGCGCACGCAGCAGTGGAACATCGGCGTGCAGCGGCTCCTCTACGCGCGGGGCATGATCGACGTCGGCTACGTCGGGTCGGCGGGCGACAACCTGATTCAGCCCCTCCAGCTGAACCAGCCGCAGCCGCAGGACGTCGTCCGGATCGGCGTGCTCAACGCCTCGCGCCCGTACATCGGCTACGGCAACATCCAGATGCGTCAGACGACGGCGAAGTCGCGCTACAACGGCCTGCTCGTCGGCTTCCGCCACGACCAGGGACGCGCCGGCCTGTTGAGCGTCTCGTACACGCTGAGCCGGACGAAGACCGACGCCACGAACGACCGCGACGCCGCAGACTTTCCGCAGAACCCGCTCGACCTAGCGGCCGAGTACGCGGTGGCCCGCACCGACCGCACGCACGTGCTGACGTTCAACTACGTCTACGAGCTGCCGTTCTTCCGCGACGCGGATCCGCTGCTCAAGTCCACCCTCGGCGGCTGGCAGGTGTCGGGCATCACGCAGATGTGGTCGGGGAACCCGGTGCCGCAGATCACCAACGGCAACACGAACGGCAGTCGGCGGGGCACGCGCGCGAACCAGGTGAGCGACCCGTTCACCAACCTGCCGCAGGACACGCCGGGCGGCGTGTACTATTTCAATCCGTTCGCGTTCTCCGCACCCGCGGATGGCACGTACGGCACGACGAGCCGGGCGCCGTTCCGCCTGCCCGGCATCCACCAGTGGGACATCACGGTGTCGAAGAACTGGTACCCGGCGCCCGACCTGCGGCTGCAGTTCCGCGCCGACTTCATCAACGCGTTCAACCACACGCAGTTCACGACGCTCGGCGCAAGCTGCGTGCCGGCGGCGGACCTGTCGTGCACGACCGGCAGCAACTTCGGCCGTCTGACGGGCACGCGGGCCCCGCGTGAGATCCAGCTCGGCGTGCGGGTGTCCTGGCGCTAGCCAGACGGAGGAGGGGGCGTCGTCAGTCACGACGCGACACCGCACGCGAGCGCGCGGGCCGGGAGGTCGAGACCTTCCGGCCCGCGTGTCTACCCCCAGGATTCGCTGGTGTTGAGACGAGTCCGGTGTAGTTCTGAGTTGTGAGTGCCGGGTTCTGAAGGCTCCGGCGCGACCCGCGCGGCCAGCGGTCCGCAGCGCCCTCGCAGGGCGGTCCGGTCGTCGGAACCGGGACGGGCAGCATCAACACAAGGGAGATCCG from Acidobacteriota bacterium includes these protein-coding regions:
- the pstA gene encoding phosphate ABC transporter permease PstA, which produces MNPAASPVASPAPLRFRATPPVRRRLWQERIAQAVFAAMVVLMLLPLLGILGYMVVQGAPLISWEFLTANPTKGMTEGGIWSALLGTIWLVIVSLSVSAPIGVLAAVYLNEYAKDNWFTRIVNLAVLNLAGVPSIVHALFGLGAFVLFFGMGRSILAASLTLAVMTMPVVITATREALGAVPMSFREACWNVGATRWQTIRRIVLPNSISGILTGVILEISRKAGETVPIMFTGAVFFRAIPEGDFFAYRITDQCMALSMHLYTVTTQVTGAPEALPFAVATVLIVAIILINATSIVVRAWLRSHRKW
- the pstC gene encoding phosphate ABC transporter permease subunit PstC, which translates into the protein MISRRRLETVAEGAIEVLIHLCGISAIVFVFGIVFFVFREGVPLVFEADTPFSLGKFFTSTEWFPTSVANKRYGVLALIVGTASVTMLAMAIAVPFALGATVFLSEFCGGALKETLKIVIELLAAIPSIVWGFIGLTVVNPLIIRVFDVPVGLNVLNGAIILALMAMPIMVSIGEDALKAVPDSYREAAVALGATRWQMVYRVLLPAAKNGLLAAVLLGVGRAVGETMGVLMATGHAVNVPFFHEDGRFNFGWMFESVRALTATIAAELGETSAGSDHYRVLFLIGIVLLTITFIINLTADLVVKGIRQQR
- a CDS encoding ATP-binding cassette domain-containing protein, whose amino-acid sequence is MVTVPPKIKVEHFSSWYGDRPVHGDISFDVEANEIFGIIGPAQSGKTTLLRAINRTLEFTTGARTAGTIEVDGTDVRRVDDVFEFRRKIGMVAPLPVGLPLTIYENVAFAARCAGLRRRSDLDELVERCLRQAALWDEVKDRLDTLGTKLSGGQQQRLTIARALSHEPEILCLDEFSIAIDPVTTMRIEDVLKQLRAQMTIILVTNLTQQARRLADRTMFLWNGDIVQVDRSEVIFSEDPGNQRTHDYVHGVFG
- a CDS encoding beta-lactamase family protein codes for the protein MPRRQTINALVLCFICLLPVGAVAQRPPADLDAWVERTMATFEVPGIAVAIVKDGDVVHAKGYGVRRLGDTAPVDDATLFGIASNTKAFTATALGMLVDEKRLAWDDPVTRHLPGFQMFDPYVSREITVRDLLTHRSGLGLGAGDLLFWPDTDVSRAEVVAAARFIRPATSFRSRYAYNNLLFVVAGEVVAAASGQSWDDFVRARIFDPLGMDSSRITSVGFGPGDNVASPHSRGWRLQGELKPIASTRDDTWAAAAGIKSNLRDLVTWVRVHLDRGRLDETRRLFSESVSNEMWQVQTPIRVSDPPPPLADVRPTFAGYGLGWNLRDYRGRKIVSHTGGLTGMVTLVMLVPSERLGLVVLTNQEEGGAFNAIAYHVIDAYFGAPSTDWIAAYRQVRDGQLKRAEEAEQKQAAARVHDSRPSLALASYAGDYRDEWYGRARLEVEDRRLVLRLLRTPAAVADLEHWQYDTFRAVFRDPTIPDAFVTFALDHGGRVDAMTMVATSELADFSFDYHDLRFEPVASTPQR
- a CDS encoding carboxypeptidase regulatory-like domain-containing protein, with translation MGAPRRVVRVMLCALALTTLLTPSSTLAQEITGTITGTVRDQSGGVLPGVVVSATLVNRNLTKEVVTSETGVYTVPFLPIGTYDLTFTLSGFQTYIARGIVLHVNDRLEVNAALGVGGLTEAIDVVAGSTLVQPTPQVQNLMGATQVQELPLNNRNFVQLASLVPGVNSSLPDEVGIGLTNVVSLSMAGARRNAINWLVDGASNVDVGSNITLLSTPTLESIEEFKIITTGYNAEWPRSGGGIINVVTKGGSNTWRGSGYEFYRNDSLNANSFFRKQSTNPDIANNPPKLTYHNFGYTASGPAVKDRVFFFWSQEWRNISRAPGSLTANTIPSAWLNDPTNPNYVAPADRDPNAVRLLAAWPAVNLGTSQFQSSAPNDQDTRQEVIRVDWQMSSRWRLMARYTHDLSMTTEAGGLFFGTAIPDIATTLTDVPGHVFVGQVTTVVRSNLLNELSFQFSGNAITSEYGDNVTNTRSAYGLAIPELFPENREGLIPTVAVTGLSSIGANQLFDNKYRNYTVTNNLSWQRANHSYKMGLLMAFEQKDELSGSATQGSFSFAAAGGRTAFQNFLTGNRDGLCGNSCTYTEPEREVASQFRFNRYEFYVQDSWRLRSNMTLDYGLRYALYPAVTDKNDVLTNFVPSLYSAAQAPTLNAAGSVIVETGNALNGIVVAGQNSPHGRAIYQLDKNNFQPRVGFSWDTQSDGRTIMRAGYGVYYDQPLIGIFLQNAFVNPPFVASPQVLNAQLSNPAAGSSPTTRPVANLIASSDPFETPRTQQWNIGVQRLLYARGMIDVGYVGSAGDNLIQPLQLNQPQPQDVVRIGVLNASRPYIGYGNIQMRQTTAKSRYNGLLVGFRHDQGRAGLLSVSYTLSRTKTDATNDRDAADFPQNPLDLAAEYAVARTDRTHVLTFNYVYELPFFRDADPLLKSTLGGWQVSGITQMWSGNPVPQITNGNTNGSRRGTRANQVSDPFTNLPQDTPGGVYYFNPFAFSAPADGTYGTTSRAPFRLPGIHQWDITVSKNWYPAPDLRLQFRADFINAFNHTQFTTLGASCVPAADLSCTTGSNFGRLTGTRAPREIQLGVRVSWR
- a CDS encoding phosphate ABC transporter substrate-binding protein codes for the protein MRLAPVGVRRTRCPGIPWAESGGRTRLIGRRRAVCQIVHVVIGAVGGLVMAGCGAVSSRSAARERTAIQNIGSDTMVNLAQAWAEAYAAVRPAVSVEVSGGGSGLGVAALLNGTADIVNSSRHLADDEVERARAKYGSDPREVKVAYDALAIYVHPSNPIDEISLEELSEIYREDGTSRMWSDLGVTLPGRHQKIVRVSRQNNSGTYHYFREAVVGGRADLRAGSLDLNGSKDVVALIAGTPSAIGYSGIGYRTNQVKVLSISAKKGGPAVAPTPENCLNKTYPIARPMLFYVPPNAPAHVDEYIEWVLSPAGQSLVSEKGYVPLEAD
- a CDS encoding phosphate ABC transporter ATP-binding protein; amino-acid sequence: MSDASYSIVTRDLNLWYDKFQALRNVTLDIRHGLITSLIGPSGCGKTTLLRCFNRVNERYGYVTTTGEIRILGQNIYDPDISLIELRKSVGMVFQRPNPLPISVYENIVFGLRIHQPRVDLKRSVLDEAVEKSLAEVGLWADLKDRLDQKATRLQLEQQQKLCVARLLPLKPELILMDEPCSALDTEGTRAIEELMLTLRERYTILIVTHNMSQARRVSDECVFMLLGEVVEHGRTEQVFLTPHDSRTADYVEGRYG